The proteins below come from a single Myxocyprinus asiaticus isolate MX2 ecotype Aquarium Trade chromosome 28, UBuf_Myxa_2, whole genome shotgun sequence genomic window:
- the LOC127419320 gene encoding protein LZIC-like, with amino-acid sequence MASRGKSETSKLRQNMEEQLDRLMQQLQDLEECREELEDEEYEETKKETLEQLSEFNESLKKLMSGNMTLVDELGGMQLAIQAAISQAFKTPEVIRLFAKKQPGQLRTRLAEMDRDVIVGKLPQDLYTQQKVEILTALRKLGEKLTTEDEAFLATNASATLSQFEKVTASLGKSEDKIMALASSGVENTQT; translated from the exons atggCTTCTCGGGGTAAATCAGAAACAAGTAAACTGAGACAAAACATGGAAGAACAGCTGGACCGGTTAATGCAACAGCTTCAGGATTTAGAGGAATGCAG AGAAGAGCTTGAAGATGAGGAATACGAAGAAACTAAAAAAGAGACTCTAGAACAGTTGAGCGAGTTCAATGAGTCACTGAAGAAGTTAATGTCAGGGAACATGACACTAGTTGATGAACTTGGAGGAATGCAGCTG GCAATACAAGCTGCCATCAGTCAGGCCTTTAAGACACCTGAAGTTATTCGTCTGTTTGCTAAAAAGCAGCCAGGGCAACTGCGGACAAGACTGGCTGAG ATGGACCGTGATGTGATAGTTGGAAAGTTGCCTCAAGACTTGTACACTCAGCAGAAAGTGGAGATCCTCACAGCTCTGAGAAAACTTGGCGAGAAG CTTACAACAGAGGATGAAGCGTTTCTTGCTACAAATGCCAGTGCAACTCTGAGCCAGTTTGAGAAGGTGACTGCAAGCCTGGGTAA ATCTGAAGATAAGATAATGGCATTGGCCAGTTCTGGAGTTGAGAATACCCAGACGTAA